One Brassica oleracea var. oleracea cultivar TO1000 chromosome C7, BOL, whole genome shotgun sequence genomic window carries:
- the LOC106303820 gene encoding 3-ketoacyl-CoA synthase 9, producing the protein MHAPSSTMEPVNGGSVQIQNENGSRKLPNFLQSVNMKYVKLGYHYLITHLFKLCLVPLMAVLITEISRLTPDDYHQIWLHLQYNLVAFILLSALAVFGTTVFIMTRPRSVYLVDYSCYLPQASLQVPYKKFMDHSALIDDFNESSLEFQRKILERSGLGEETYLPDGLHCVPPRTTMAAAREEAEQVMFGCLDKLFENTKINPKDIGVLVVNCSLFNPTPSLSAMIVNKYKLRGNVKSFNLGGMGCSAGVISIDLAKDMLQVHRNTYAVVVSTENITQNWYFGNKKAMLIPNCLFRVGGTAVLLSNKASDRRRSKYKMVHTVRTHKGADEKAFNCVYQEQDDNGKTGVSLSKDLMAIAGEALKANITTLGPLVLPISEQILFFVTLVWKKLFNAKLKPYIPDFKLAFDHFCIHAGGRAVIDELEKNLQLSLTHVEASRMTLHRFGNTSSSSIWYELAYIEAKGRMKKGNRVWQIAFGSGFKCNSAVWVALHNVKPSVSSPWEHCIDRYPVKLDF; encoded by the coding sequence ATGCACGCACCCTCTTCCACCATGGAACCCGTCAATGGAGGATCCGTACAGATCCAGAACGAGAATGGGTCTCGAAAGCTTCCCAATTTCCTACAGAGCGTGAACATGAAATACGTGAAGCTCGGTTACCATTACCTGATCACTCATCTCTTCAAGCTCTGTCTGGTTCCGTTAATGGCTGTCCTAATCACGGAGATCTCTCGATTAACCCCAGACGACTACCACCAGATTTGGCTTCACCTCCAATACAACCTCGTCGCGTTCATCCTCCTCTCCGCTTTAGCTGTGTTCGGCACCACCGTCTTCATCATGACCCGACCCAGATCCGTTTACCTCGTGGACTACTCCTGTTACCTCCCTCAAGCGAGCCTTCAAGTCCCGTACAAGAAGTTCATGGATCACTCTGCCCTCATCGATGATTTCAACGAGTCCTCTCTCGAGTTTCAGCGCAAGATTCTCGAGAGATCGGGTTTAGGAGAAGAGACGTATCTCCCCGATGGCTTACACTGCGTCCCTCCACGTACGACGATGGCGGCGGCGCGCGAGGAGGCGGAGCAGGTGATGTTCGGTTGTCTCGACAAACTTTTCGAGAATACCAAGATTAACCCTAAGGATATTGGTGTGTTGGTCGTGAACTGTAGCTTGTTTAACCCGACTCCTTCTTTGTCCGCCATGATTGTTAACAAGTATAAGCTTCGAGGGAACGTTAAAAGTTTCAATCTTGGTGGGATGGGGTGTAGTGCTGGTGTTATCTCCATTGATTTAGCTAAGGATATGTTGCAAGTTCATAGGAACACTTATGCTGTTGTGGTTAGCACTGAGAACATTACTCAGAACTGGTATTTTGGTAATAAGAAGGCGATGCTGATCCCGAACTGCTTGTTCCGGGTGGGTGGAACTGCGGTTTTGCTTTCCAACAAGGCTAGTGATCGTCGACGGTCCAAGTACAAGATGGTTCATACTGTTAGGACTCATAAAGGAGCTGATGAGAAGGCGTTCAACTGTGTTTACCAAGAGCAGGATGATAATGGTAAAACCGGTGTTTCTTTGTCCAAAGATCTTATGGCTATCGCCGGGGAAGCGCTCAAGGCGAACATCACTACTTTGGGTCCTTTGGTTCTTCCTATAAGCGAGCAGATTCTGTTTTTCGTGACTTTGGTTTGGAAGAAGTTGTTTAATGCTAAGCTGAAGCCTTACATCCCTGATTTCAAGCTTGCATTTGATCATTTCTGTATCCATGCTGGTGGTAGAGCTGTGATTGATGAGCTTGAGAAGAATCTGCAGCTTTCGCTGACACATGTCGAGGCGTCGAGGATGACTTTGCATAGATTTGGGAACACTTCTTCGAGCTCGATCTGGTATGAGCTGGCTTACATAGAAGCTAAGGGCAGGATGAAGAAAGGGAACAGGGTTTGGCAGATTGCTTTTGGAAGTGGGTTTAAGTGTAACAGTGCGGTTTGGGTGGCTCTGCACAATGTCAAGCCTTCGGTTAGTAGTCCTTGGGAACACTGCATTGACCGATATCCGGTTAAGCTTGATTTCTGA
- the LOC106303821 gene encoding F-box protein At2g16365, with product MSEHGNMVMEEKRMRKASSVQGHESAWLGGWSQLGNEVKFHDQSKDLIKPEDKIPDQEVLPFPMFKVSQKRDVGSSSKAVVANRMPWMNALGEKEKLSSSSNRLDFPIQEQTTQNLLELIRPVRFYATVDTVQRVSGEINLPEEDGHQLLKGSMKLKGKIFGGYLDPFPDVDHQHRGGVRLQSLESSKDTEEDGLRQNESSAETDILEMDKLQTIHLSGSISSSSTKGKGRIGDSAIPRTEIPDMNEEPPLVLDGEGETSNSATQTMNVDHFLSRDCKRVRLEPEMEPSSRWVKRLKTTAAASDSSGQGETKSLMKNEAASLAQKENNNNLFLEILKSGINNLQPRNQEPVTPEINQGGEGVTLLHPWIQRWFKKKATSTDQLEGQEVSFELENQKELEKKQYPSIAAMALMGKALSGLNPYGLKKTDSLMVWNARDLR from the exons ATGTCTGAACATGGTAATATGGTTATGGAGGAAAAAAGAATGAGGAAGGCTTCTTCAGTCCAAGGTCATGAATCTGCTTGGTTAGGTGGTTGGAGTCAGTTAGGTAATGAAGTGAAGTTTCATGATCAGTCCAAGGACTTGATAAAGCCTGAAGATAAAATACCTGACCAAGAGGTCTTGCCGTTTCCTATGTTCAAGGTTTCTCAGAAGAGAGATGTTGGTTCAAGCTCGAAAGCTGTGGTGGCTAATAGGATGCCTTGGATGAATGCGCTAGGAGAGAAAGAGAAGCTCAGTTCTTCCAGTAACCGTCTTGATTTCCCGATTCAAGAACAGACTACACAAAACCTTCTAGAGTTGATAAGACCAGTGAGGTTTTACGCAACGGTTGATACGGTTCAACGAGTTTCTGGTGAGATCAACTTACCAGAGGAAGATGGTCACCAGCTACTGAAGGGCTCCATGAAACTGAAAGGGAAGATTTTTGGTGGGTATCTTGATCCGTTTCCTGATGTAGATCACCAACATAGAGGTGGAGTAAGGCTGCAGTCTCTAGAAAGCTCAAAGGACACCGAAGAAGATGGGCTGAGACAAAATGAATCATCTGCAGAGACTGATATCCTGGAAATGGATAAACTTCAGACAATACATCTTTCCG GCTCCATTTCATCATCGTCAACTAAG GGCAAAGGAAGAATAGGCGATTCAGCCATTCCTAGAACTGAAATACCTGACATGAATGAAGAGCCGCCTCTAGTTCTGGATGGAGAGGGTGAAACAAGCAACTCGGCTACTCAAACTATGAACGTGGATCACTTTCTCTCAAGAGACTGCAAACGTGTGCGGTTAGAACCAGAAATGGAACCCAGCAGTAGATGGGTGAAGCGTCTGAAAACAACAGCCGCTGCCTCTGATTCAAGCGGCCAAGGTGAAACCAAGAGCTTGATGAAGAATGAAGCAGCATCTCTGGCCCAAAAAGAGAACAACAATAACCTGTTCCTTGAAATCTTGAAGTCTGGGATCAACAATCTCCAACCAAGAAATCAAGAACCCGTCACTCCAGAAATCAACCAGGGAGGAGAAGGCGTTACGCTTCTGCATCCATGGATCCAGAGGTGGTTCAAGAAGAAAGCTACATCGACAGATCAATTAGAAGGGCAAGAAGTTAGCTTTGAGCTAGAGAACCAAAAGGAGTTGGAAAAGAAACAGTATCCGAGTATTGCAGCCATGGCACTCATGGGGAAGGCTTTGAGCGGTTTAAACCCGTATGGTCTTAAAAAGACCGACTCTCTCATGGTCTGGAATGCTCGGGATTTAAGGTAG